Proteins found in one Bremerella volcania genomic segment:
- a CDS encoding sulfite oxidase-like oxidoreductase, whose amino-acid sequence MNEHDRAKYQKEHPPAPHHHADVEDVIISRDTFRENRIPPGQTRTKKWPVLHATIVPEVSKETWSLEVFGLVERKLSFNWQQFQELPRVKVFSDFHCVTQWSRLGNLWEGVSTRYLLEQAGVQAEAQFVICHGYDNGWTTNLPLEEFLSEDALLADMHDGMQINADHGGPVRGIIPKLYAWKSAKWIKAIELSATDKPGYWEQSGYHNVGDPWKEQRFGDGQLPAGWTGEPEGIY is encoded by the coding sequence ATGAACGAGCACGACCGCGCCAAGTACCAAAAAGAGCACCCCCCTGCCCCGCACCATCATGCGGACGTGGAGGACGTGATCATCAGTCGCGACACGTTCCGAGAAAACCGCATTCCGCCGGGGCAAACACGCACCAAAAAGTGGCCCGTATTGCATGCGACGATTGTGCCTGAGGTATCAAAAGAAACCTGGTCGCTGGAAGTGTTTGGGCTCGTCGAGCGGAAGTTGTCGTTCAACTGGCAGCAGTTTCAGGAACTGCCGCGCGTGAAAGTCTTCTCCGATTTTCACTGCGTGACCCAGTGGTCGCGACTGGGGAACCTATGGGAAGGGGTCTCAACACGCTATCTGTTAGAACAGGCAGGCGTTCAGGCGGAAGCCCAATTCGTCATTTGCCATGGGTACGACAACGGCTGGACGACCAACCTTCCGCTGGAAGAATTCCTGAGCGAAGATGCCCTGCTGGCCGACATGCACGACGGCATGCAGATCAACGCCGATCACGGCGGGCCTGTTCGGGGCATCATCCCGAAGCTATATGCCTGGAAGAGCGCCAAGTGGATCAAAGCGATCGAATTGAGCGCGACCGACAAGCCTGGCTATTGGGAACAAAGCGGCTACCACAACGTCGGCGACCCGTGGAAAGAGCAGCGTTTCGGTGACGGCCAGCTTCCCGCCGGCTGGACAGGCGAGCCGGAAGGAATTTATTGA